The proteins below are encoded in one region of Coffea arabica cultivar ET-39 chromosome 4c, Coffea Arabica ET-39 HiFi, whole genome shotgun sequence:
- the LOC140004776 gene encoding uncharacterized protein: protein MPAWYNPQAVCAYHSGATGHSTIDCKALKHKIQDMVEAGEIVIRKREAQGPNVNRNPLPEHANIIGVILDDTEYVEPVRELARKAEVFGVTDQPFVIELPFEEDEKPFILDLTPAESAALEPIVVEFPKQEPVLSLQQVPWNYDEPVIQIGKKIIAKEEVSAVTRSGKIASPFEAAVSIQVNNSEPPVKPTITEKEALDFLKRLQRSEYNIIEKLSKSPAQITMLDLLFSSDVHRDALIDVLTKAQISRDISVDNFSNVVGSVLFNKQIAFSDDELPTEGIGHNRALYVTVRCNGKMLPKVLIDNGPWIHKSGAVPSSLHQLLKFVVNDKLITIFAEEACLVITDSGSKEEGGRNVTMTPHSTADIVSVSWITTEEQALSKASVMMAKEMIRGGYKLDRGLGRELQGILKPVEIMGKRDTFGLGFQPTVKDIKEMKERKRAEKEGRQRVFDIPPLRHVQSSISFTPRIIIKSYYGGGNEVVDQELELEEIADEMSEEELDLEILEE, encoded by the exons ATGCCCGCGTGGTATAATCCACAAGCTGTatgtgcttatcattctggagcCACCGGACATTCGACTATTGATTGCAAGGCGCTTAAGCATAAAATCCAAGATATGGTGGAAGCCGGGGAGATTGTAATCCGGAAAAGAGAGGCGCAAGGGCCGAACGTAAATAGGAACCCTTTACCGGAACATGCCAATATTATTGGGGTTATTCTGGATGATACGGAGTATGTGGAACCAGTCAGAGAATTGGCAAGGAaagctgaagtgtttggggtcacagaccaaccCTTTGTCATAGAACTGCCATTTGAAGAGGACGAAAAGCCCTTTATTTTGGATCTCACGCCAGCTGAGAGTGCGGCTTTGGAGCCAATAGTCGTTGAATTTCCGAAGCAGGAACCTGTCCTGAGCCTGCAACAAGTACCGTGGAACTATGATGAACCTGTCATACAGATTGGGAAAAAAATAATTGCAAAGGAAGAAGTGTCAGCGGTCACCAGATCGGGGAAGATTGCAAGTCCATTTGAAGCCGCCGTTTCGATTCAAGTAAATAACTCCGAGCCGCCCGTTAAACCAACAATCACTGAGAAAGAAGCCTTGGATTTCCTTAAGAGACTCCAGAGAAGTGAATACAACATAATCGAAAAGCTAAGCAAGTCACCTGCCCAGATAACCATGTTGGATTTACTTTTCTCTTCAGACGTGCATAGGGATGCATTGATCGACGTATTAACTAAAGCTCAAATTTCGAGGGACATTtctgttgataatttttcaaacgtggTTGGGAGCGTATTATTCAACAAACAAATTGCTTTTTCTGACGATGAATTGCCAACGGAGGGCATTGGACATAATAGGGCGTTGTACGTAACAGTGAGGTGCAACGGAAAAATGCTGCCGAAGGTGCTAATTGACAACGG gccatggattcacaagtctGGGGCTGTGCCATCTTCGTTGCATCAATTGCTGAAATTCGTAGTAAATGACAAGCTAATCACTATCTTTGCCGAAGAGGCCTGCCTGGTAATCACCGATTCTGGATCTAAAGAAGAGGGAGGCCGAAACGTCACCATGACTCCTCATAGCACGGCTGATATCGTCTCTGTAAGTTGGATCACAACGGAGGAACAAGCTCTCTCAAAAGCAAGTGTaatgatggctaaggaaatgattCGTGGAGGATACAAATTAGACAGAGGATTGGGGCGTGAACTGCAAGGGATCCTGAAGCCAGTGGAGATTATGGGAAAAAGGGATACATTCGGTTTGGGTTTCCAACCAACCGTCAAGGACATCAAAGAGATGAAAGAGCGCAAAAGAGCAGAGAAAGAGGGCAGGCAAAGGGTTTTCGACATTCCACCACTGCG